The stretch of DNA TCCGCGTCGTCAACCTCGCCGGCGAAGCGCTTCCTCGCGCCCTCGCGCAGGCCGTCTACGCGCTGCCCTCCGTCCTCAAGCTCTTCAACCTCTACGGGCCCTCCGAGGACACCACCTACTCCACCGGCTCCCTCGTCTCTCGCAACGAGACGCCCCTCATCGGCAAGCCCCTCTCCAACACCCGCGCCTACGTCCTCGACTCCTCGCTCCAGCCCGTCCCCATCGGCGTCGCGGGTGAGCTCTTCCTCG from Myxococcaceae bacterium JPH2 encodes:
- a CDS encoding AMP-binding protein, encoding QLPELKDASRVTLINSVPSAMAELLRQGGVPSSVRVVNLAGEALPRALAQAVYALPSVLKLFNLYGPSEDTTYSTGSLVSRNETPLIGKPLSNTRAYVLDSSLQPVPIGVAGELFL